In Clostridium sp. DL-VIII, the following proteins share a genomic window:
- the uvrA gene encoding excinuclease ABC subunit UvrA gives MNDKIIIKGAKVNNLKNVSLEIPRDKLVVFTGLSGSGKSSLAFDTLYAEGQRRYVESLSSYARQFLGQMDKPNVEYIEGLSPAISIDQKTTSKNPRSTVGTITEIYDYLRLLYARVGIPHCPKCGKEITKQSVDQIVDKIMSFGDKTKLQILAPIIKGRKGTHEKVLENIKKNGFVRARIDGEIYDLTEEEVKLDKNKKHNIEAVIDRIVIKEDIEGRLTESIEAALKMAEGLVIASVIDGEDTLFSENFACPDCGISIPELEPRLFSFNAPFGKCDHCDGLGTLMEIDEKLVIPNKELSIMEGAVASWGSGRLKDDSWTYAILQALSKEYGLDLNKPIKDLDKQHVDLLLYGTEGKRLEVKYIKDGVKSTYYYAFEGEINALSRRYRESNSDLIKGDIEQYMSNDFCPKCKGARLKKEVLAVTVGGKNIYEFTSMSIKDELNFINGIEFSEKNRIISEQIVKEIKNRLQFLLDVGLDYLNLARSSGTLSGGESQRIRLATQIGSALMGVLYILDEPSIGLHQRDNDRLIHTLKNLRDVGNTVIVVEHDEDTMKEADYIVDIGPGAGEHGGKVVAAGTLEEVKACKDSITGQYLTGSKSIPTPKVRRKGNGQNIKVIGAKENNLKNVNISIPLGTLTIVTGVSGSGKSTLVNEILYKGLNKLVNKSKNPVGNHKEITGYENIDKIIDINQSPIGRTPRSNPATYTGTFDIIRELFSQTTEAKMRGYKQGRFSFNVKGGRCEACSGDGIIKIEMQFLSDVYVPCEVCKGKRYNRETLEVKYKGKNIDDVLNMTVEEALKFFENIPRIENKLRTLNDVGLGYIRLGQPSTQLSGGEAQRIKLAYELSKRSTGKTLYILDEPTTGLHIDDVNRLVEILQRLVEAGNTVVVIEHNLDMIKCADYLIDLGPEGGDKGGTIIKTGTPEELCEVEASYTGKYLKKILN, from the coding sequence ATGAACGATAAAATAATAATTAAGGGTGCAAAAGTTAATAATTTAAAAAACGTAAGTTTAGAAATACCAAGAGATAAATTAGTTGTATTCACAGGTCTATCAGGTTCAGGTAAATCATCTTTGGCTTTTGATACATTATATGCAGAAGGTCAAAGAAGATATGTAGAGTCATTATCTTCTTATGCAAGACAGTTTTTAGGGCAGATGGATAAACCTAATGTAGAGTATATAGAAGGACTTTCACCAGCCATATCAATAGATCAAAAAACAACAAGTAAAAATCCAAGATCAACGGTTGGTACAATAACTGAAATATATGATTATTTAAGATTATTATATGCAAGAGTTGGTATACCTCATTGTCCTAAGTGCGGAAAAGAAATTACTAAACAATCTGTGGATCAAATTGTTGATAAAATTATGAGCTTTGGGGATAAAACTAAACTTCAAATTTTAGCTCCTATAATTAAAGGACGAAAGGGAACACATGAAAAAGTACTAGAAAATATAAAGAAAAATGGTTTTGTAAGAGCCAGAATAGATGGAGAAATATATGATTTAACTGAAGAAGAAGTTAAATTGGATAAGAATAAGAAGCACAATATTGAAGCAGTTATAGATAGAATTGTAATAAAAGAAGATATCGAAGGAAGGCTTACAGAGTCAATAGAAGCAGCCTTGAAAATGGCAGAAGGATTAGTGATTGCAAGTGTTATTGATGGTGAAGATACACTGTTTAGCGAAAATTTTGCTTGCCCAGATTGTGGAATAAGTATTCCTGAACTAGAACCTAGATTATTTTCATTTAATGCTCCATTTGGGAAGTGCGACCATTGTGATGGACTTGGAACTTTAATGGAGATTGATGAAAAATTAGTTATACCTAATAAGGAATTGAGTATTATGGAAGGTGCTGTAGCCAGCTGGGGAAGTGGAAGACTTAAGGATGATTCTTGGACATATGCAATACTTCAAGCACTATCAAAAGAATATGGATTAGATTTAAATAAGCCTATAAAGGATTTAGATAAACAGCATGTTGATTTACTATTGTATGGTACAGAAGGAAAGAGACTTGAGGTTAAATATATTAAAGATGGAGTTAAATCGACATATTATTATGCATTTGAAGGAGAAATTAATGCATTAAGCAGGAGATATAGAGAAAGTAACTCAGATCTTATAAAAGGTGATATAGAGCAGTATATGAGTAATGATTTCTGTCCTAAATGCAAAGGTGCTAGATTAAAAAAAGAAGTATTAGCGGTTACTGTTGGAGGAAAGAACATATATGAATTTACAAGTATGTCAATAAAAGATGAACTTAATTTCATAAATGGAATAGAATTCTCTGAAAAGAATAGAATTATTAGTGAGCAGATTGTAAAAGAAATTAAAAATAGATTACAGTTCTTATTAGATGTTGGTCTTGATTACTTAAATCTAGCAAGAAGTTCTGGAACTTTATCAGGTGGAGAATCACAAAGAATAAGGCTTGCAACTCAAATAGGATCAGCGCTTATGGGAGTTTTATATATTTTAGATGAGCCTAGTATTGGCTTGCATCAAAGAGATAATGACAGATTGATACATACTTTAAAGAACTTAAGAGATGTTGGAAATACAGTAATTGTTGTAGAACATGATGAAGATACTATGAAGGAAGCCGATTATATTGTTGATATTGGCCCTGGTGCAGGCGAACATGGAGGAAAAGTTGTTGCTGCTGGAACTTTGGAGGAAGTAAAGGCGTGCAAAGACTCAATAACGGGACAATATTTAACTGGAAGCAAATCAATTCCTACACCAAAAGTACGAAGAAAAGGAAATGGACAAAATATAAAAGTTATAGGTGCGAAAGAAAATAATTTGAAGAACGTAAATATATCAATACCTCTTGGGACTTTAACTATAGTTACAGGGGTTTCGGGTTCTGGAAAAAGTACTTTAGTAAATGAAATACTTTATAAGGGATTAAATAAATTGGTTAACAAAAGTAAAAATCCAGTTGGTAATCATAAAGAAATAACTGGATATGAAAATATAGATAAAATCATAGATATAAACCAAAGTCCCATAGGAAGAACTCCGCGTTCTAATCCAGCAACATATACAGGTACTTTTGATATAATAAGAGAATTATTTTCACAGACTACAGAAGCTAAAATGAGAGGATATAAGCAAGGAAGATTTAGCTTTAATGTTAAAGGTGGAAGATGCGAAGCTTGTTCCGGTGATGGAATAATTAAAATAGAAATGCAATTTTTATCAGATGTATATGTGCCATGTGAAGTTTGTAAAGGAAAAAGATATAATAGAGAAACTTTAGAGGTTAAGTATAAAGGCAAAAATATAGATGATGTGCTAAATATGACAGTTGAAGAAGCCTTGAAGTTCTTTGAGAATATACCTAGAATTGAAAATAAATTAAGAACATTAAATGATGTTGGACTTGGGTATATCAGATTAGGCCAGCCATCAACTCAACTATCAGGAGGAGAAGCTCAAAGAATAAAATTAGCATATGAATTGTCAAAGAGAAGTACAGGTAAGACATTATATATATTAGATGAACCAACAACAGGTTTGCATATAGATGATGTTAATAGATTAGTAGAAATACTTCAAAGGTTAGTAGAGGCGGGAAATACTGTAGTTGTAATCGAGCATAATTTAGACATGATAAAGTGTGCAGATTATCTTATTGATTTAGGTCCAGAAGGCGGAGATAAGGGAGGAACTATCATAAAAACAGGTACACCAGAAGAACTCTGTGAGGTTGAAGCATCATATACAGGAAAATATCTAAAGAAAATCCTTAATTAG
- the uvrB gene encoding excinuclease ABC subunit UvrB produces MGEFKIHSKFKPTGDQPQAIDKLVDSIKHSNRGQTLLGVTGSGKTFTMANIIEKLQRPTLILAHNKTLAAQLCSEFKEFFPDNIVEYFVSYYDYYQPEAYVPQTDTFIEKDASINDEIDKLRHSATSALFERRDVIIVASVSCIYGLGNPDEYKKLTISLRTGMQRERDDIIKKLIEIQYERNDIDFSRGTFRVRGDSLDIIPASYSNKGIRIEFFGDEIDRIREFDVLTGSILGERNHVAITPASHFATSRETIDKAIGTIEGELEERLRELNAQDKLLEAQRLRQRTNFDIEMIKEMGYCSGIENYSRILDGRGPGTPPKTLIDYFPEDFLMFIDESHVTLPQVRAMYAGDRSRKNTLVDYGFRLPCAYDNRPLKFEEFEKKINQIVFVSATPAAYEIDNSEEIAEQIIRPTGLLDPEIVIRPIKGQIDDLYGEIKTTTERGFRTLITTLTKRMAEDLTKYLTELGIKVTYMHSDIDTIERMKILRDLRLGEYDVLVGINLLREGLDIPEVALVAILDADKEGFLRSETSLIQTIGRAARNSESRVIMYADNITKSMDKAMKETERRRAIQKDYNDRNGIIPTTIIKDVRDVIEATKVAEEIEEYKAGDKKKLNKKEKDKLIKDLTEEMLLAAKNLQFERAAELRDIINELKGASK; encoded by the coding sequence ATGGGAGAATTTAAAATACATTCTAAATTTAAACCTACAGGAGATCAGCCACAAGCTATTGATAAGTTGGTTGATTCAATAAAACATAGTAACAGAGGGCAGACCTTGCTTGGGGTAACTGGTTCAGGAAAAACATTTACTATGGCGAATATTATTGAAAAACTTCAAAGGCCTACTTTGATTTTAGCCCATAACAAAACTTTAGCAGCACAGTTATGTTCGGAATTTAAAGAGTTTTTTCCAGATAATATAGTCGAATACTTTGTATCATATTATGACTATTATCAACCTGAAGCATATGTACCTCAAACGGATACATTTATAGAGAAGGATGCATCTATAAATGATGAAATAGATAAGTTAAGGCATTCAGCGACTTCTGCTCTTTTTGAAAGAAGAGATGTAATAATTGTTGCATCTGTTTCGTGTATATATGGTCTTGGTAATCCAGATGAATATAAAAAATTAACAATAAGTCTTAGGACTGGCATGCAGAGAGAAAGAGATGACATTATAAAGAAACTCATAGAAATTCAATATGAGAGAAATGATATAGATTTTTCTAGAGGTACTTTTAGAGTTAGGGGAGATTCCTTAGATATAATTCCAGCTTCATATTCTAATAAAGGAATTAGGATTGAATTTTTTGGAGACGAAATTGATAGAATAAGAGAATTTGATGTGTTAACGGGAAGTATCCTTGGAGAAAGAAATCATGTTGCAATAACTCCAGCATCCCACTTTGCAACTTCCAGGGAAACTATCGATAAGGCAATTGGAACAATTGAAGGGGAGTTAGAAGAAAGACTTAGGGAACTCAATGCTCAAGATAAGCTTTTGGAAGCACAGAGATTGAGACAGAGAACCAATTTTGATATTGAAATGATAAAGGAAATGGGTTATTGCAGCGGAATTGAGAATTACTCAAGAATATTAGATGGAAGAGGGCCTGGAACGCCTCCTAAAACTTTAATAGATTACTTCCCAGAAGACTTCTTGATGTTTATTGATGAGAGTCATGTAACGCTGCCACAAGTTAGAGCAATGTATGCAGGAGATAGATCAAGAAAAAATACTTTAGTTGATTATGGATTTAGGCTTCCGTGTGCATATGATAATAGGCCTTTAAAATTTGAAGAATTCGAAAAGAAAATTAACCAGATAGTTTTTGTAAGTGCAACACCAGCTGCGTATGAAATAGATAATTCAGAGGAAATTGCAGAACAAATAATAAGGCCTACAGGATTACTTGATCCAGAGATTGTTATAAGACCAATAAAGGGACAAATAGATGATTTGTATGGAGAGATTAAAACAACTACAGAACGTGGATTTAGGACATTAATAACAACCTTAACTAAGCGTATGGCTGAAGATTTGACTAAATATTTAACAGAGCTTGGAATTAAGGTGACTTACATGCATTCGGATATTGATACTATTGAAAGAATGAAAATTTTAAGGGATTTGAGACTTGGAGAATATGATGTATTAGTAGGAATAAACCTATTGAGAGAAGGTTTGGACATACCAGAAGTTGCACTTGTTGCAATTTTGGATGCTGATAAAGAAGGCTTTTTAAGGTCAGAAACCTCGTTAATCCAAACTATAGGAAGAGCAGCTAGAAATTCGGAAAGCAGAGTTATAATGTATGCTGACAATATAACAAAATCGATGGATAAAGCTATGAAGGAAACTGAAAGAAGAAGAGCTATACAAAAAGATTACAATGATAGAAATGGAATAATTCCAACAACAATAATAAAGGACGTAAGAGATGTAATAGAAGCGACGAAGGTAGCCGAAGAAATTGAAGAGTATAAAGCTGGGGATAAGAAGAAGCTTAATAAGAAGGAAAAAGATAAGCTAATTAAGGATCTTACAGAAGAAATGCTACTTGCAGCAAAGAATCTTCAATTTGAAAGAGCAGCAGAACTTAGAGATATTATAAATGAACTAAAAGGTGCTAGTAAGTAA
- a CDS encoding signal protein PDZ produces MSLFIYTLRNVAGAIVTPPLAFLLIILMVILYLKNKKIIAMQKLILGGSVNSSVELTLSQLVFGILGGSIGSLIFSSLGIVFTENSGIMFLFFISILLAFAKPRLICFSYSAAILGAISILIKLVNEFSSQYLGNLILDIDILGLITFIGIFHIIEGILVMLDGDRGAIPVFTNKDGKILGGYALKRYWVLPVAIMIAISMNNSSIDYSTEIIQSPSWWPLLSTPSNLILLASSVISIFPFYTMLGYSSVTFTRSKRGKAISSGLYILIYGVILTIVAQAARFGILGEILGIIFMPAAHEFMLRYQVRNENKRSPKFVSDEEGLTILEIASDSKIREFGISIEDKLISINGTNINSESDVYSIIKKNLYNASLKIKDSNGIIRDIEFRHDKKSRLGILLVPRNINKEEVVPVNENSFSSVLSDLKDSKDKISDDKNENKKL; encoded by the coding sequence ATGAGTCTATTTATATATACGCTAAGGAATGTGGCAGGAGCAATAGTAACGCCCCCATTAGCTTTTCTGCTAATAATCCTAATGGTAATTCTATATCTTAAAAATAAAAAAATAATAGCAATGCAAAAATTGATTTTGGGAGGTAGTGTAAATTCATCCGTTGAACTTACACTATCTCAACTTGTTTTTGGAATTTTAGGCGGAAGTATAGGAAGCTTGATTTTTTCAAGTTTAGGCATAGTTTTTACTGAAAATTCAGGGATAATGTTTCTGTTCTTTATATCGATATTATTAGCTTTTGCAAAACCAAGGCTAATATGCTTTTCATATTCTGCAGCTATTTTAGGAGCTATAAGTATTTTAATTAAATTAGTAAATGAATTTAGTTCGCAATATTTAGGCAACTTAATATTGGACATTGATATACTTGGTTTAATAACGTTTATAGGAATCTTTCATATTATTGAAGGCATACTAGTAATGCTAGATGGAGACAGAGGTGCGATTCCTGTATTCACCAATAAAGATGGGAAGATTCTAGGCGGATATGCACTAAAAAGATATTGGGTATTACCTGTAGCCATAATGATTGCAATTTCTATGAATAATTCTTCAATAGATTATTCTACAGAAATAATACAAAGTCCAAGTTGGTGGCCATTGCTGAGCACACCATCAAATTTGATTTTACTAGCCAGCAGTGTAATATCAATATTTCCTTTCTACACGATGCTTGGATATTCATCAGTTACATTTACGAGGAGTAAAAGAGGAAAAGCAATATCTTCGGGATTGTACATTTTAATTTATGGGGTAATATTAACTATTGTGGCTCAAGCTGCTAGATTTGGAATACTAGGCGAAATATTGGGTATAATTTTCATGCCTGCAGCTCATGAATTTATGTTAAGATATCAGGTGAGAAATGAGAATAAGAGAAGTCCAAAATTTGTGAGTGATGAAGAGGGACTGACGATTTTAGAAATTGCATCAGATTCTAAGATTAGAGAATTTGGAATTAGCATTGAAGATAAGCTTATATCAATTAATGGGACGAATATTAATTCAGAGTCAGATGTGTATTCGATTATAAAGAAAAACTTATATAATGCAAGTTTGAAAATAAAGGATTCTAATGGAATCATACGTGATATTGAATTTAGGCACGATAAGAAATCAAGACTTGGAATTTTATTAGTTCCTAGAAATATAAATAAGGAAGAGGTTGTCCCAGTTAATGAGAATAGCTTTAGTAGTGTTTTAAGTGATCTTAAAGATTCAAAAGATAAGATTAGTGATGATAAAAATGAAAATAAGAAATTATAA
- a CDS encoding S41 family peptidase — protein sequence MKDSRRYIFANSRKKRSGIISIIYFVGIITFIGIISFISLYAGNYMATKGIFLVKTPSSQVESTAEQINDKSKYSALFTVRDKLLEKYDGDIDDNALLEGAIKGMTSSLGDKYTVFMNEEEYEDFMKQSNGSITGIGVTVALKDGKVVILEVVKGAPADKAGLQENDTIEKVNDVDVSGDDLDKTTSMIAQANGSEVKLTIKRAEQEDFDVNIVPEKVKIESVEGNMQDSSIGYIRIKTFMNENTAEDFKNTVDQLKGQGMKGMILDLRENPGGLLSEAVGVASQFIPKGKIITYTIDKYDNRNDSLSVGGDAEDIPLVLLVNENSASASEVVTGALRDYGIATIVGKTTFGKGIVQQSFKFDNGVGGLKVTTSKYYTPNGENIHQKGIAPNFDVTTPVGIDEKGYDKNADEQLKTAIQKIEEKIQ from the coding sequence GTGAAGGACTCAAGAAGATATATATTTGCAAATAGTAGAAAAAAGAGAAGTGGGATAATATCAATAATTTATTTTGTTGGTATTATCACTTTTATAGGAATCATTAGTTTTATCTCATTATATGCAGGAAACTACATGGCCACAAAGGGAATATTCTTGGTGAAGACTCCATCTTCGCAAGTTGAAAGTACTGCAGAACAGATTAATGATAAGAGTAAATATTCAGCACTTTTTACAGTTAGAGATAAACTGCTTGAAAAATATGATGGTGACATTGATGATAATGCTCTTTTAGAAGGTGCAATTAAAGGTATGACTAGTTCATTAGGAGATAAATATACAGTATTTATGAATGAAGAAGAGTATGAGGATTTCATGAAACAAAGCAATGGAAGTATTACTGGAATAGGTGTAACTGTAGCTTTGAAAGATGGAAAAGTCGTAATTCTAGAAGTAGTTAAGGGAGCGCCAGCTGATAAGGCAGGTTTGCAGGAAAATGATACAATAGAAAAAGTAAATGATGTAGACGTTTCGGGTGATGATTTAGATAAAACAACGTCTATGATTGCGCAAGCTAACGGTTCAGAGGTGAAATTAACTATTAAGAGGGCTGAACAAGAAGACTTTGATGTGAATATAGTTCCTGAAAAAGTAAAGATTGAATCAGTGGAAGGAAATATGCAGGATTCTTCAATAGGTTATATTCGTATAAAAACTTTTATGAATGAGAACACAGCAGAAGATTTTAAAAATACGGTTGATCAACTAAAAGGTCAAGGCATGAAAGGTATGATATTGGATTTGAGAGAAAATCCAGGAGGGCTGTTAAGTGAAGCTGTTGGAGTTGCATCTCAATTCATACCAAAAGGAAAGATAATAACTTATACTATTGATAAATATGACAATAGAAATGATTCATTATCAGTTGGTGGGGATGCCGAAGATATTCCATTAGTTCTTTTAGTTAATGAAAACAGTGCAAGTGCGTCAGAAGTCGTTACAGGTGCTTTAAGAGATTATGGAATTGCAACGATTGTGGGTAAAACAACCTTTGGAAAAGGAATAGTTCAACAATCATTTAAATTTGATAATGGAGTTGGCGGACTTAAAGTGACTACTTCTAAATACTATACACCAAACGGGGAGAATATTCATCAAAAAGGGATAGCACCTAACTTTGATGTAACCACACCAGTAGGCATAGATGAAAAAGGATATGATAAAAATGCAGATGAGCAATTAAAGACAGCAATCCAAAAAATAGAGGAAAAGATACAGTAG
- the ftsX gene encoding permease-like cell division protein FtsX, translating to MKINTIIHFIKDAFKSLKRNKTISIASVVTVLITFFVLGIFLLMASNINKGIDNVQSKVELKVFLKDDIKLIDQREIEIKLREIDGVKDVVYQSKEDEFNNFQNTTNDNDGLLKGYTLQNNPFNASFTVKLESPEYASAVADGIKDLQGIESIGDQQELVNKIVGIVKGIKLVGAVLFVILIGVSVFLIMNTTKLTVYSRRREVGIMKFVGATDWFIRWPFVIEGMVIGLIGAILACGALLVAYNALVGWISKQLVFISLVPVTYILTILSWQFMIGGIVIGGLASIIALRKFLVV from the coding sequence ATGAAAATTAATACTATTATCCATTTTATTAAAGACGCGTTTAAAAGTTTAAAAAGAAATAAAACTATTAGTATTGCTTCAGTGGTTACTGTTCTTATAACCTTTTTTGTATTGGGAATATTTTTGTTAATGGCTAGCAATATAAATAAAGGAATTGATAATGTACAAAGTAAAGTAGAATTAAAGGTTTTTCTGAAAGATGATATAAAACTAATAGATCAAAGAGAGATTGAGATTAAGTTAAGAGAAATTGATGGTGTTAAAGATGTAGTATATCAGTCAAAGGAAGATGAATTCAATAATTTCCAAAATACGACAAACGACAATGATGGGTTATTAAAAGGATATACATTGCAGAACAATCCATTTAATGCATCATTTACAGTAAAACTAGAATCTCCAGAATATGCGTCAGCTGTAGCTGATGGAATAAAGGATCTTCAAGGAATTGAAAGCATAGGAGATCAACAAGAGCTTGTCAATAAGATTGTAGGAATAGTAAAAGGAATAAAGTTAGTTGGAGCTGTATTATTTGTAATATTAATAGGAGTTTCAGTTTTCTTAATAATGAATACAACTAAATTAACAGTATATTCAAGAAGAAGAGAAGTTGGAATTATGAAATTTGTAGGGGCTACTGACTGGTTTATTAGATGGCCGTTTGTTATTGAAGGTATGGTAATAGGTCTAATAGGAGCAATTTTGGCGTGTGGAGCGTTATTAGTTGCATATAATGCTTTGGTTGGATGGATATCTAAACAATTAGTGTTTATAAGTTTGGTACCAGTGACATATATTTTAACAATATTATCATGGCAATTTATGATTGGTGGAATTGTAATTGGTGGACTTGCTAGTATAATTGCATTAAGAAAGTTCTTGGTGGTATAA
- the ftsE gene encoding cell division ATP-binding protein FtsE — translation MIEFRGISKVYDNNVKALSDINVEIEAGEFVFLVGPSGSGKSTFIKMLLKEIEPTNGKVIVGDKDLSAITRKQIPYYRRKIGMVYQDFRLIPSLNVYENVAFAMRVVEAPPKDIRRRVPMVLSLVGLSHKYKMFPNELSGGEQQRVSLARALVNNPSVLIADEPTGNLDPDTAREIMSLLEDINKSGTTVLMATHAKEIVDYMKKRVIAIEKGEVARDEKRGKYEDEN, via the coding sequence ATGATCGAATTTAGAGGAATATCTAAAGTTTATGACAATAATGTAAAAGCTTTGTCGGATATTAATGTCGAGATAGAAGCAGGAGAATTTGTATTTTTGGTAGGACCAAGTGGATCGGGAAAATCTACTTTCATAAAAATGCTTCTAAAAGAAATTGAACCTACTAATGGGAAAGTTATAGTTGGAGACAAGGATCTATCAGCAATTACAAGAAAGCAAATACCTTATTATAGAAGAAAGATAGGAATGGTATATCAGGATTTTAGACTAATACCAAGTCTTAATGTATATGAGAATGTTGCGTTTGCAATGAGAGTTGTAGAAGCACCACCAAAAGATATAAGAAGAAGAGTTCCAATGGTACTGTCTTTAGTAGGATTATCTCACAAATATAAAATGTTCCCTAATGAGTTATCAGGAGGAGAACAACAAAGAGTTTCCTTAGCAAGGGCGTTAGTTAATAATCCATCTGTGCTAATAGCAGATGAGCCCACAGGTAATTTAGATCCAGATACCGCAAGAGAAATAATGTCATTACTTGAGGATATAAACAAGTCTGGAACTACTGTCTTAATGGCCACTCATGCTAAAGAAATTGTTGACTATATGAAAAAAAGAGTTATAGCTATTGAAAAAGGGGAAGTTGCTAGAGACGAGAAGAGAGGTAAGTACGAAGATGAAAATTAA
- a CDS encoding YitT family protein, translating into MKTSKLKEYSIITFGIILVAFAIEYFYAPNNIAAGGVTGIAIILNAVIPTLSIGVISFVLNGLLFIVAVIFIDGKFGVKTIYASLGLSIMIWAIERFLNPVAITHDLMIATIFGALISAIGMALVFNENASTGGTDILAKMLNIFFHLEIGKSLLAVDFVITLVSALVFGVDVALYSMLSIILLGVLIDRVIEGFNACKSIFIISNNNYEISRYIIDTLDRGCTFLTGVGAYTGKENNILYAVLSRNEFIKLKKFIKEIDPEAFITVGEVHEVLGEGFNDLK; encoded by the coding sequence ATGAAAACATCAAAACTTAAGGAGTATAGCATAATAACCTTTGGAATAATTCTAGTTGCATTTGCAATTGAATACTTCTATGCACCCAATAATATTGCTGCAGGAGGCGTTACAGGAATAGCAATAATTCTGAATGCAGTTATCCCAACCCTATCAATAGGTGTGATAAGCTTTGTTTTGAATGGATTATTATTTATAGTTGCAGTCATATTTATAGATGGTAAGTTTGGAGTAAAAACTATTTATGCAAGCTTAGGGTTATCTATAATGATATGGGCAATTGAAAGGTTCTTGAATCCAGTAGCTATAACACACGATTTGATGATAGCTACTATATTTGGAGCGCTAATTTCAGCTATTGGAATGGCTCTTGTATTTAATGAAAATGCATCAACTGGAGGAACAGATATATTAGCTAAAATGCTAAATATATTTTTTCATTTAGAAATAGGAAAATCTTTATTAGCGGTTGATTTTGTAATAACACTTGTAAGTGCACTTGTGTTTGGTGTAGATGTGGCATTGTATTCCATGTTAAGTATAATATTGCTTGGGGTACTAATTGATAGAGTTATAGAAGGATTTAATGCGTGTAAAAGTATATTTATTATCAGCAATAATAATTATGAGATAAGTAGATATATAATAGATACATTAGATAGAGGATGTACATTTTTAACTGGAGTAGGGGCATATACAGGAAAAGAGAATAATATTCTTTATGCAGTTCTAAGCAGAAATGAATTTATAAAATTAAAGAAGTTTATAAAAGAGATAGATCCTGAAGCTTTTATAACAGTAGGAGAAGTTCATGAAGTACTCGGGGAAGGATTTAATGATTTAAAGTAA
- a CDS encoding transketolase family protein, producing MGNKVATREAYGKALVKLSDLNKDVVVLDADLSKSTKTAEFKAVSPERFINMGIAEANMMGVAAGLSTCGKIPFASTFAMFAAGRAFEQIRNSICYPNLNVKICATHAGLTVGEDGATHQSIEDISLMRSIPNMTVINPADAVETEAAILAIAEYKGPCYVRLGRLAVSTINDAESYKFEIGKGITLSEGNDVTIVATGMMVELALEAKEVLSKDGINARVINIHTIKPIDKELLVKAAKETKAIVTAEEHSIIGGLGSAVAEVVAEECPVPVLRVGIKDTFGESGKPNELLKAYGLTVEAIVEHSKKAISLKK from the coding sequence ATGGGGAATAAAGTAGCAACTAGAGAAGCATATGGTAAAGCATTGGTGAAACTTTCAGATTTAAATAAAGATGTTGTAGTATTAGATGCTGATTTATCAAAATCTACTAAGACAGCAGAATTTAAAGCTGTTTCACCAGAAAGATTCATAAATATGGGAATAGCAGAAGCAAATATGATGGGAGTTGCAGCTGGTCTTTCAACTTGTGGAAAGATTCCATTTGCCAGCACCTTTGCAATGTTTGCAGCTGGAAGAGCTTTTGAACAAATTAGAAATTCTATATGTTACCCTAATTTAAATGTTAAAATCTGTGCAACTCATGCAGGATTAACAGTTGGAGAAGATGGAGCTACTCATCAATCAATTGAAGATATATCATTAATGAGAAGTATTCCTAATATGACAGTAATTAATCCAGCGGATGCAGTAGAGACAGAAGCAGCAATATTAGCTATAGCAGAATACAAAGGACCTTGCTATGTAAGATTAGGAAGATTAGCAGTAAGTACTATAAATGATGCAGAAAGTTATAAGTTTGAAATTGGCAAAGGTATAACTTTATCAGAAGGTAACGATGTTACTATAGTAGCAACAGGGATGATGGTTGAATTAGCTTTAGAAGCTAAAGAAGTCTTGTCAAAGGATGGAATTAATGCTAGAGTAATAAATATACATACTATAAAGCCAATTGATAAAGAACTATTAGTTAAAGCAGCTAAAGAAACTAAAGCAATAGTTACGGCTGAAGAACATAGTATAATAGGTGGCTTAGGTTCAGCAGTTGCTGAAGTAGTAGCAGAAGAATGCCCGGTTCCAGTTTTAAGGGTAGGAATAAAAGATACTTTTGGTGAAAGTGGAAAGCCAAACGAGCTTTTAAAAGCTTATGGTTTAACAGTAGAAGCCATAGTAGAGCATAGTAAAAAGGCTATTTCTTTGAAGAAGTAA